Proteins from a genomic interval of Nitrospira sp.:
- a CDS encoding methylated-DNA--[protein]-cysteine S-methyltransferase, with protein MTQTSTFKTPWGWVTVTASAKGLTAIDLSPSIHARKPTGAKDDPAGTIVEEATSQLLAYLAGTRREFSLPIDWSGGTTFQRKVWKAITTIPYGRVRSYQWVAIRVGGKQYARAVGMALGANPIPIVVPCHRIVAHDGSLGGFSCGLPLKRRLLKLEGTLDQLLS; from the coding sequence ATGACGCAGACCAGTACATTCAAAACGCCCTGGGGCTGGGTGACGGTCACCGCTTCTGCTAAAGGCCTGACCGCGATTGATCTTTCTCCTTCCATTCACGCACGCAAGCCCACAGGCGCCAAAGATGATCCTGCGGGGACCATTGTCGAAGAAGCGACAAGCCAACTCCTGGCCTATCTGGCCGGTACGAGGCGTGAGTTTTCGCTCCCGATCGATTGGTCCGGCGGTACGACATTCCAGCGAAAAGTGTGGAAAGCGATCACCACCATTCCCTATGGCCGCGTGCGGTCCTATCAATGGGTCGCCATTCGAGTCGGCGGAAAGCAGTATGCGAGGGCCGTGGGGATGGCCTTGGGCGCGAATCCGATCCCCATCGTCGTCCCCTGTCATCGGATCGTTGCGCATGATGGTTCGCTGGGAGGGTTTTCCTGCGGGTTGCCGCTTAAACGGCGCCTGTTGAAGCTGGAGGGGACACTCGATCAACTCCTGTCCTAG
- a CDS encoding endonuclease/exonuclease/phosphatase family protein: protein RKHFESHLSPKEPAIWCGDMNVAPRPIDVHSPEKHLKHVCYHEDARNAYGKTVAWGFEDVFCKLYPDRQQFTFFDYRAPSALTANKGWRIDHILATAPLAQRCQRVDVDLEPRRATDPSDHTVLWADFAL, encoded by the coding sequence ACGAAAACACTTCGAATCGCATCTTTCCCCGAAGGAGCCGGCGATCTGGTGTGGAGACATGAATGTGGCCCCAAGACCCATTGATGTCCACAGCCCGGAGAAACATCTGAAACATGTCTGCTACCACGAAGACGCGCGCAATGCCTATGGGAAGACTGTTGCGTGGGGCTTCGAAGATGTGTTCTGCAAACTGTATCCAGATCGCCAGCAATTCACGTTTTTCGACTACCGTGCTCCCAGTGCCCTTACCGCCAACAAAGGGTGGCGGATCGACCATATCCTCGCGACTGCGCCACTGGCCCAAAGATGTCAGCGTGTCGATGTCGATTTGGAACCGCGCCGCGCGACGGATCCCTCAGATCATACGGTGCTCTGGGCCGACTTCGCTCTCTAA
- a CDS encoding LemA family protein — MRMRIARMVLVSLLLTGMVASSGCGYNDLQGLDEDTKAAWSEVINQYQRRADLIPNLVSTVKGYAAHEKETLESVVQARAKATSVQLTPELLKDEAAFKKFQEAQQGLSGALGRLLALAENYPNLKADQGFRDLQSQLEGTENRITVARKRYIDKVAEFNKMVRYFPTNLTAKFLLHLEEKPNFTVADEKAVAKPPEVKF; from the coding sequence ATGCGCATGCGTATCGCACGAATGGTGCTGGTTTCGTTGCTGCTCACCGGCATGGTGGCCTCATCCGGCTGTGGGTACAACGATCTGCAGGGGCTCGATGAAGACACGAAGGCCGCGTGGAGCGAAGTCATCAACCAATATCAACGCCGGGCCGACCTGATTCCCAATTTGGTGAGCACGGTCAAAGGATACGCTGCGCACGAAAAGGAGACACTGGAAAGTGTGGTGCAGGCGCGCGCCAAGGCCACGAGTGTGCAGCTGACGCCGGAGTTGCTCAAGGATGAAGCGGCCTTCAAAAAATTCCAGGAGGCACAGCAGGGCCTGTCCGGCGCGCTCGGACGGCTGCTCGCGTTGGCGGAAAACTATCCCAACCTCAAAGCGGATCAGGGGTTTCGTGATCTGCAAAGCCAACTTGAAGGAACCGAAAACCGCATCACCGTGGCGCGCAAGCGTTACATTGACAAGGTGGCGGAGTTCAACAAGATGGTCCGCTACTTTCCCACGAATCTGACGGCGAAATTCCTGCTGCATTTGGAAGAGAAGCCCAATTTCACCGTCGCTGACGAAAAAGCTGTGGCGAAGCCGCCGGAAGTGAAGTTCTAA
- a CDS encoding PilZ domain-containing protein, whose protein sequence is MARPLTCPHCGHNNVFRSRCATLVECLQSLAFISPFHCQSCSCRFSASRLGCTYSNQVLDRREHLRIPVRLFLSFSGGKIRGEGTVKDISMGGCVIESQASVHVDDIFYLQIVLENEHAPLEVAAMVRSVSSRGIAFKFLRSAQENKRLLAFVQSKTEPSGARPAV, encoded by the coding sequence ATGGCTCGACCTCTGACTTGTCCGCACTGCGGGCACAATAATGTCTTTCGTTCCCGATGCGCCACGCTTGTGGAGTGCTTACAGTCGCTCGCGTTCATCTCGCCGTTCCATTGCCAATCGTGTAGTTGCCGCTTCTCGGCCTCGCGATTGGGATGCACGTATTCGAATCAGGTACTGGATCGTCGTGAACATCTGCGTATTCCGGTCCGACTCTTTTTGTCGTTCTCAGGAGGAAAGATCAGGGGAGAAGGCACGGTGAAGGATATCTCGATGGGCGGGTGCGTGATTGAGAGTCAAGCGTCGGTCCACGTGGACGACATTTTTTATCTGCAAATCGTCCTGGAAAATGAACACGCTCCGCTTGAGGTCGCGGCGATGGTCCGATCCGTCAGCTCCCGCGGCATTGCGTTTAAGTTTCTCCGTTCAGCTCAGGAGAACAAGCGGCTCTTAGCCTTCGTGCAATCGAAGACCGAGCCCTCCGGTGCGCGTCCGGCCGTCTGA
- a CDS encoding TPM domain-containing protein — protein MRLCGRVGRVVLAGWLWLVLLPGVPVWALEIPPLSGPVVDVAHVLPPAAVEQLSQELRAHEAKTSNQVVVLIVPSLEGEPLFDFSHRVATTWKLGRKGTDNGALLLVAIKDRKVRMEVGYGLEGTLTDARSAQIIRNEIVPRFRTGEFAAGVTAGVRAVLSTIEGTYTAPERPRAAAPNGDALGTVFVAVVVGVVIGLFFSRAHRVLGPVVGGGFSFVVAPWLVPALIAGGASMLLVSLLSGVGSSIGSRPRRRHGGVDDTWFSTQQGGWGTGSLGGSFGGGDSFSGGGGDFGGGGASGDW, from the coding sequence ATGCGGCTGTGTGGCCGAGTAGGGAGAGTTGTCCTTGCCGGATGGCTGTGGCTGGTCCTGTTGCCTGGCGTTCCGGTTTGGGCACTGGAGATCCCTCCGCTTAGTGGCCCTGTGGTCGATGTGGCGCATGTCCTGCCGCCTGCCGCAGTCGAGCAACTGAGCCAGGAACTCCGGGCGCATGAAGCGAAGACCTCCAACCAGGTGGTCGTGCTGATCGTCCCTTCGTTGGAGGGCGAGCCGTTGTTCGACTTTTCCCATCGCGTGGCCACGACGTGGAAATTGGGCCGGAAGGGTACGGACAACGGCGCCCTGCTCTTAGTCGCGATCAAGGATCGAAAGGTTCGCATGGAAGTCGGCTACGGGCTGGAAGGGACCTTGACCGACGCCCGGTCGGCTCAGATCATCAGAAACGAGATCGTGCCGCGGTTTCGCACCGGGGAGTTTGCGGCGGGCGTCACCGCCGGCGTGCGGGCTGTCTTGAGTACCATCGAAGGGACGTACACGGCTCCTGAACGGCCCAGGGCTGCGGCGCCGAATGGCGACGCACTTGGCACCGTGTTCGTGGCAGTGGTAGTCGGCGTGGTGATCGGCCTGTTTTTCTCTCGAGCCCATCGAGTGCTTGGGCCTGTCGTGGGCGGTGGCTTCTCATTCGTCGTTGCACCGTGGCTGGTGCCTGCCCTCATCGCCGGAGGGGCGAGCATGCTGCTCGTGAGCCTGTTGAGTGGGGTGGGATCATCGATCGGGTCGAGGCCACGGCGCCGGCATGGCGGAGTTGATGACACCTGGTTCAGCACTCAACAGGGAGGATGGGGAACGGGTAGTCTGGGGGGATCATTCGGGGGCGGCGACAGCTTCTCTGGTGGCGGGGGCGATTTCGGAGGAGGAGGCGCCAGTGGAGACTGGTAA
- a CDS encoding TPM domain-containing protein — protein sequence METGKRLALTDEERAGIAAAVQAAEQETSAEIVPMIVGQSGLYREAHHRAGLLVAALVLTALLTMDSLWLPWGWHAANAVWLVGAAMVAYACGSWLGRWPPVLRLFTSRERMRHKVQLRAERAFAQQGLSSTRDRTGVLLMVSCLERQVYVLADRTLRDRVSSAQWEEVTRGMVERLKAGDLAGGLRRGIEASGRLLAPVCPPRVGDNPNELSNEVIQDF from the coding sequence GTGGAGACTGGTAAGCGTCTGGCACTGACGGATGAGGAGCGTGCAGGGATTGCCGCGGCAGTGCAAGCCGCCGAACAAGAGACCAGTGCCGAAATTGTCCCCATGATCGTCGGGCAATCCGGTCTCTATCGGGAGGCGCACCATCGAGCAGGTCTGTTGGTTGCCGCGCTTGTGTTGACCGCGTTGCTGACGATGGATAGTCTGTGGCTGCCGTGGGGATGGCACGCTGCCAATGCGGTCTGGCTCGTGGGTGCGGCGATGGTGGCCTATGCCTGCGGCTCATGGCTCGGGCGGTGGCCTCCCGTCTTGCGCCTCTTCACGTCACGGGAACGCATGCGGCACAAAGTGCAACTCCGCGCTGAGCGGGCGTTCGCCCAGCAGGGGCTGTCGAGCACACGCGATCGGACCGGCGTATTACTGATGGTCTCCTGCCTTGAACGCCAGGTCTACGTACTGGCCGATCGCACGCTTCGCGATCGGGTGTCCTCCGCGCAGTGGGAAGAAGTGACAAGGGGCATGGTCGAGCGGTTGAAGGCCGGTGATCTCGCCGGTGGACTGCGTCGTGGAATCGAGGCGAGCGGAAGACTCCTGGCCCCTGTCTGTCCCCCACGCGTCGGGGACAACCCTAACGAGTTGTCGAATGAGGTGATCCAAGATTTCTGA
- the murJ gene encoding murein biosynthesis integral membrane protein MurJ, protein MSHPAAPVEPSRPVSEETHSVVKAAGLIGVATFSSRILGFVRDMVLARLFGATPAADAFFVAYRVPNLLRELFAEGSMSAAFIPVFTEYHTLKTKRDAWELASATFTTLLTIVTAVTLLGILAAPGIVWFLAPGFRESPDKLALTSLLTQVMFPYLIFISLAALAMGILNSLRAFAAPAFSPVFFNVFTIACMLFLAPWLPEPIIGVAIGIVVGGLAQFAMQLPGLKGRGMLFGWRFNPGHPGVKRIGLLMVPSLLGLSVTQINITVSTILASYFPGGPTYLFYGMRLIQFPLGIFGVALATAILPTLSAQAARGALGELRTTIGFGLRMIFFIILPAMVGLILLRYPIVHLVFEHGSFTQADTLATATALLCYAVGLWAFAGVRIIVSAFYSLQDTRTPAITAGLAVMANILLSLWLMTLLGAAGLALATALASMLNGSILVGVLHRRLGRVDWGAVVRSAGRVLGACIPMAAICLWISGASMWTESGGWIVKSAALFGGIGLSIVAYLGVHLVLGSEELDVVLGMVKRKLGRVARKFGAG, encoded by the coding sequence ATGTCCCATCCCGCCGCTCCCGTTGAACCATCTCGACCAGTCTCGGAGGAGACCCATTCCGTCGTCAAGGCGGCCGGGCTCATCGGTGTCGCCACATTTTCCAGCCGCATTCTCGGGTTTGTCCGCGATATGGTCCTAGCGCGACTCTTCGGTGCGACTCCGGCGGCGGATGCCTTTTTTGTGGCCTACAGGGTGCCCAATCTCTTGCGGGAGTTGTTTGCAGAAGGCTCGATGTCGGCAGCCTTCATTCCGGTCTTTACTGAATACCACACCCTGAAAACCAAACGTGATGCCTGGGAGCTGGCCAGCGCGACGTTCACGACGCTCCTCACCATCGTCACCGCCGTCACCCTGCTCGGGATCCTTGCCGCGCCCGGCATCGTGTGGTTCCTCGCCCCTGGATTTCGCGAAAGCCCCGACAAGCTGGCATTGACGAGTCTGTTGACCCAGGTGATGTTTCCGTACCTGATTTTCATCAGCCTGGCCGCTCTCGCCATGGGGATTCTCAATTCGTTGCGAGCCTTTGCGGCCCCGGCCTTTTCTCCCGTCTTCTTCAATGTGTTCACCATCGCTTGCATGCTGTTCCTAGCGCCCTGGTTACCCGAACCCATTATCGGCGTGGCGATCGGCATCGTGGTCGGCGGGCTGGCTCAGTTTGCCATGCAGCTTCCCGGATTGAAGGGCCGTGGCATGTTGTTCGGCTGGCGGTTCAATCCCGGCCACCCCGGAGTGAAACGCATCGGGCTGTTGATGGTGCCCTCGCTGCTCGGATTATCCGTGACGCAGATCAACATTACCGTGAGTACGATTCTCGCGTCGTATTTCCCCGGCGGCCCCACCTATTTGTTTTACGGGATGCGGTTGATCCAGTTTCCGCTGGGTATTTTTGGGGTGGCGTTGGCCACGGCGATTCTTCCCACGCTTTCTGCACAGGCCGCCCGCGGGGCACTCGGCGAGTTGCGGACGACGATTGGCTTCGGGCTCAGGATGATTTTTTTCATCATTCTGCCGGCAATGGTGGGATTGATTCTCCTGCGCTATCCGATCGTGCACCTCGTGTTCGAGCACGGATCGTTTACTCAGGCCGACACGCTGGCGACCGCCACGGCACTGCTCTGTTACGCCGTCGGGCTGTGGGCCTTTGCCGGGGTGCGGATCATTGTCTCCGCATTTTATTCGTTGCAGGATACGAGGACGCCGGCGATCACGGCGGGCCTTGCCGTCATGGCCAATATTCTCCTGTCGCTCTGGTTAATGACCCTGTTGGGCGCCGCGGGCTTGGCGTTGGCCACGGCATTGGCCTCCATGCTGAACGGGAGCATTCTTGTCGGTGTCCTCCATCGGCGACTCGGGCGTGTTGATTGGGGGGCTGTAGTGCGCTCGGCCGGTCGAGTACTGGGTGCGTGCATTCCGATGGCCGCGATCTGTTTGTGGATCTCGGGGGCGTCGATGTGGACGGAAAGCGGCGGCTGGATCGTGAAGTCCGCCGCGCTCTTCGGCGGGATCGGCCTCAGTATTGTCGCTTATCTGGGGGTGCATCTTGTTCTTGGTTCGGAGGAACTGGACGTGGTATTGGGGATGGTGAAACGCAAACTCGGACGCGTCGCGCGGAAATTCGGAGCCGGATGA